A stretch of DNA from Solea solea chromosome 11, fSolSol10.1, whole genome shotgun sequence:
CAGAAAACCACATTGCGCTGTCTGACGTGAAATCATGTTTGTtgtaaatagaatagaataaaatgccCTTTATTCAAACGCCCTCCTTCCTGTTGCCTCATCAGCTCCCCCTGCTGTTTTTTATAATTTcccagagggaacctcccaaagggattaataaagtcgtctgtcacAACACCAACATCATTTAATCTGGATCAACAAGAACCAACGTCACAGTGACAACAGGTCACCACCTGGTGTCGCCACTGCACCTGATGAACAATAATATTTCAACATTCATCACAATGTAAAAACCGGGTCCAGGTTCAAGTTGGTCCACCAGGACCAGGTCCAgtccaggtttttggtctcacCTTCTCAGTGGACTGGGCCGTACCAAAGAAGATGGGGACGAAGGCGAGCCAGATGATGCAGGTGGTGTACATCGTAAAACCGATCGGCTTGGCCTCGTTAAATGTCTCGGGGACACCACGACTCTTTACCGCGTATACCGTACAGGTCACCTAGCAACAGAAACAGTACGTTACCTAGCAACAAGAACGACACAGGTTACTTTAATGATCAAATCAGTTTTAACGACATCGGATCGATACGCAATCAATACGTCACCATGAGAACGATGCTGTAGCTGAGGCAGCAGATGATTGACAGGTCCGACATGTCGCACTTCAAGATGCCACGGGCGAGGTCAGGGTTTGGGGGGCGGAGCTCATCGTAGTCGATGATGGTGTGAGGTGGGATGACGGCGAACCACACAAACACGCCGaggacctgacacacacacacaaacagtcatgtgatcatgtgctGCTATGCTCAGGGGTCATGTGACTGCTGTGACTCCTCCCCTCACCTGTACACAGATTAGGATGAAGGTGATGGCGAGCTGGGAGGTGGGGCTGATGAATCTGGGCGGAGTCACTGACCTCTTGCCCTGCTCAAAGATGCGGTAGATGCGGTTTGTTTTGGTCAACATGGCCGAGTAAGTGATGGTCATACCGAGGCCCAGCAGGAGGCGCCGGAACGCACACACCACCACACCGGGCTCTGCGATCATCAGGAAGGTGATGAGGTAGATGAGGAAGATACCTGTCGAGCCATGGACAcaggtgatgatgtcatcactgatGTTGACATCactttgacctgtgaccttAGTTACATCATCAAGTGACAACAGCAGCACTTTGTAATCCAGCTCTAAACCTGGTTCTAAACCTGGTTCTGTTCcagaaacatgaaaacaagttagtAATACTTGTCAGTAGTACCTGTCAGTAGTATTTGTCAGTAGTACCTGTCATTAATACTTGTCAGTAGTACCTGTCAGTAGTACTCGTCAGTAGTACCTGTCAGTAGTACGTAGCTGAGTTCTCTTCCTGACGCCCTGACGATGGGCGTGTCATTAAAGCGGATAAAGATCGCGACCACAGCACTGGTTGCTAGGATACCCAGCATGGCGAGGGAGGCGGGGACAAGAGCCCAGGGCGAGTTCCACTCCAGTTTGATGATCGGTGTTGGACGACAGGCGGTTCTGTTGGGGACTGGACGCATGTCTGATGGACAGGTCTCACAGGAAAACTCGTCCAGCTGGTACTGATACCCGTCACAGAGCTACAGACACAGATGAGGGACAACAATGAGGGACAGACGAATAACAgaaagggacagacagagacagactgtcTCACCTCACAGTGCCAGCAGCAGGGAACACCTTTCAccatcttcttcctctctcctggTTTACAAGGAAAACTACAGATAGAGTCTGGGACTGACGTGTCTCCTCCAGACCACTGCATGTCCTccaactgacagacagacagagacacacaggccAAAGTCAGAGTTGTCAAAAGCAGACGTTATTTCAGGTTTGTCTTTCTTCCTAGCTTCCTACATTGAGTCTCAGGTTATTGGTCCACTGTCCGATGACACGGTAACCAGGGTGACTGTGATTGGTGAACTGAAACTGGAAGATGTCATAGCGACCAGGAGCGTCTCCATTCTCATTGAACAGAACACTGGTACCTGCACTTCCtgtgggagagagacagacgggtcagtgagagacagaagggTTAGTGAGAGACAGACGGGTCAgtaagagacagacaggtcGGTTACCGTTGAAGTTGACCGCTCGGATGTACTCGAGCAGTGACCGCCCCTCCACCGGGTCCATGGAGCCACAGACGCCGGCGCCGCTGGGACAAAAGTTCTGAACCATGTTGTTGAGAGCGTGAGCGACAGCGTAAACGGCGTCGATGACAAACTGGACCTTTCCTTCCTGCTCATAGGACGAGTCCCGTCCAATCCTCTCATCACCTGCAGGGACACGTCACATGACATCCCACCAGCCTACCacgacaaccccccccccccccccccctccaggAGAGCTCATACCTGTACACTTCTTCTTGTCCGGGTCGAGTTTGACTCCGGGTCGAGTCAGTTTACACCTAAAGTCGTCTTCCCAGAACTCATTGAACCAGATGTTCCTGCGATTGTTCTCCAGAGAACGAGACGTGAAGTAGTGATCGAAGCCTGGACAaacgacacaacaacacaacaacaacacatgagacaaagacaaagttcAGTTTTAGCCCCGCCCTCGTCATGTAATGTCATAGTTACCGTCTATGGACACTCGTTTGGGCAGGATGGTGACGGCGCCCTCTGCCACGTCCTCCAGCTCTGCG
This window harbors:
- the grm6a gene encoding glutamate receptor, metabotropic 6a, producing the protein MTSSGPAPSRLPHLCPQDHVSWQIGCLLSLWLRLLLSLWLWIGGQVIQVGSSHQHFHPHSIKIHGDITLGGLFPIHARGPHGLPCGELKKEKGIHRMEAMLYALDQINSDPELLPNITLGARILDTCSRDTYALEQSLTFVQALIQKDTSDIRCSNGEPAIVRKPERVVAVIGASASSVSIMVANILRLFEIPQVSYASTAPELSDNNRYDFFSRVVPPDSYQAQAMLDIVRALGWNYVSTLASEGNYGESGVDAFMQISREEGGVCIAQSVKIPREPTLGEFDKIIRRLMETSNARGVIIFANEDDIKRVLEATKRANLTGHFVFVGSDSWGAKSSPIAELEDVAEGAVTILPKRVSIDGFDHYFTSRSLENNRRNIWFNEFWEDDFRCKLTRPGVKLDPDKKKCTGDERIGRDSSYEQEGKVQFVIDAVYAVAHALNNMVQNFCPSGAGVCGSMDPVEGRSLLEYIRAVNFNGSAGTSVLFNENGDAPGRYDIFQFQFTNHSHPGYRVIGQWTNNLRLNLEDMQWSGGDTSVPDSICSFPCKPGERKKMVKGVPCCWHCELCDGYQYQLDEFSCETCPSDMRPVPNRTACRPTPIIKLEWNSPWALVPASLAMLGILATSAVVAIFIRFNDTPIVRASGRELSYVLLTGIFLIYLITFLMIAEPGVVVCAFRRLLLGLGMTITYSAMLTKTNRIYRIFEQGKRSVTPPRFISPTSQLAITFILICVQVLGVFVWFAVIPPHTIIDYDELRPPNPDLARGILKCDMSDLSIICCLSYSIVLMVTCTVYAVKSRGVPETFNEAKPIGFTMYTTCIIWLAFVPIFFGTAQSTEKLFIQTATLTVSMSLSAFVSLGMLYLPKVYVIVLHPEENVQKRKRSLKAATQSARLSQKSHNGEMKIEPDRSQ